From one Phoenix dactylifera cultivar Barhee BC4 unplaced genomic scaffold, palm_55x_up_171113_PBpolish2nd_filt_p 000204F, whole genome shotgun sequence genomic stretch:
- the LOC103712064 gene encoding uncharacterized protein LOC103712064 isoform X2 — MATWHTDNNFSYHHKLYSPFVQYTVASLAYLSLSRLPSQWLIRYGSLSSSSTASSSAVLSVTVSDIKALTVGDEIKEESLPLNMGQRIYELQGLKESAWYEVKISYPASIPARFSIHLETAAPELWLSKNRRLLNTEKIIFKPGKRKPVYVVVTVEAEGVVAKPNVKERELVVFNIAIPGFPAKISFSNHSCSADEAGDVR, encoded by the exons ATGGCCACGTGGCACACGGATAATAACTTCTCGTATCACCACAAGCTCTACTCGCCATTTGTGCAGTACACAGTCGCATCTCTCGcctatctttctctctctcggcTCCCTTCTCAATGGCTTATCCGCTATGGTTCACTCTCCTCGTCCTCCACTGCTTCTTCTTCGGCAGTTCTCTCTGTCACCGTCTCGG ACATTAAGGCATTGACCGTCGGAGACGAGATAAAGGAGGAATCTCTGCCTCTAAACATGGGCCAGCGCATTTACGAGCTACAGGGACTCAAAGAATCCGCTTGGTATGAAGTCAAGATATCTTACCCGGCTTCT ATACCTGCTAGATTCTCTATTCATCTGGAGACGGCTGCGCCGGAGCTTTGGCTGAGCAAGAATCGGAGATTGCTCAATACCGAAAAGATAATTTTCAAGCCCGGCAAGCGTAAGCCG GTGTATGTTGTTGTGACTGTGGAGGCTGAGGGGGTTGTCGCGAAGCCAAATGTGAAGGAGAGGGAACTGGTGGTGTTCAACATTG cTATTCCAGGCTTTCCAGCAAAGATATCATTCTCAAATCACTCATGTAGTGCAGATGAAGCTGGTGATGTCCGGTGA
- the LOC103712064 gene encoding uncharacterized protein LOC103712064 isoform X1, giving the protein MATWHTDNNFSYHHKLYSPFVQYTVASLAYLSLSRLPSQWLIRYGSLSSSSTASSSAVLSVTVSDIKALTVGDEIKEESLPLNMGQRIYELQGLKESAWYEVKISYPASIPARFSIHLETAAPELWLSKNRRLLNTEKIIFKPGKRKPVYVVVTVEAEGVVAKPNVKERELVVFNIVCDELMLGIPRDAWWVGIAGLLCLVLALVIPSFLPPHLLLKNASSLSSSAPAAKIS; this is encoded by the exons ATGGCCACGTGGCACACGGATAATAACTTCTCGTATCACCACAAGCTCTACTCGCCATTTGTGCAGTACACAGTCGCATCTCTCGcctatctttctctctctcggcTCCCTTCTCAATGGCTTATCCGCTATGGTTCACTCTCCTCGTCCTCCACTGCTTCTTCTTCGGCAGTTCTCTCTGTCACCGTCTCGG ACATTAAGGCATTGACCGTCGGAGACGAGATAAAGGAGGAATCTCTGCCTCTAAACATGGGCCAGCGCATTTACGAGCTACAGGGACTCAAAGAATCCGCTTGGTATGAAGTCAAGATATCTTACCCGGCTTCT ATACCTGCTAGATTCTCTATTCATCTGGAGACGGCTGCGCCGGAGCTTTGGCTGAGCAAGAATCGGAGATTGCTCAATACCGAAAAGATAATTTTCAAGCCCGGCAAGCGTAAGCCG GTGTATGTTGTTGTGACTGTGGAGGCTGAGGGGGTTGTCGCGAAGCCAAATGTGAAGGAGAGGGAACTGGTGGTGTTCAACATTG TATGTGATGAGTTGATGCTTGGGATTCCGCGCGATGCTTGGTGGGTAGGAATTGCAGGTCTCCTCTGTTTGGTGCTGGCATTGGTTATTCCATCTTTCCTCCCACCACATCTGTTGCTGAAAAATGCAAGCTCACTATCAAGTAGTGCGCCTGCAGCAAAGATTTCATGA
- the LOC103712064 gene encoding uncharacterized protein LOC103712064 isoform X4, with amino-acid sequence MAYPLWFTLLVLHCFFFGSSLCHRLGADIKALTVGDEIKEESLPLNMGQRIYELQGLKESAWYEVKISYPASIPARFSIHLETAAPELWLSKNRRLLNTEKIIFKPGKRKPVYVVVTVEAEGVVAKPNVKERELVVFNIAIPGFPAKISFSNHSCSADEAGDVR; translated from the exons ATGGCTTATCCGCTATGGTTCACTCTCCTCGTCCTCCACTGCTTCTTCTTCGGCAGTTCTCTCTGTCACCGTCTCGG TGCAGACATTAAGGCATTGACCGTCGGAGACGAGATAAAGGAGGAATCTCTGCCTCTAAACATGGGCCAGCGCATTTACGAGCTACAGGGACTCAAAGAATCCGCTTGGTATGAAGTCAAGATATCTTACCCGGCTTCT ATACCTGCTAGATTCTCTATTCATCTGGAGACGGCTGCGCCGGAGCTTTGGCTGAGCAAGAATCGGAGATTGCTCAATACCGAAAAGATAATTTTCAAGCCCGGCAAGCGTAAGCCG GTGTATGTTGTTGTGACTGTGGAGGCTGAGGGGGTTGTCGCGAAGCCAAATGTGAAGGAGAGGGAACTGGTGGTGTTCAACATTG cTATTCCAGGCTTTCCAGCAAAGATATCATTCTCAAATCACTCATGTAGTGCAGATGAAGCTGGTGATGTCCGGTGA
- the LOC103712064 gene encoding uncharacterized protein LOC103712064 isoform X3: MAYPLWFTLLVLHCFFFGSSLCHRLGADIKALTVGDEIKEESLPLNMGQRIYELQGLKESAWYEVKISYPASIPARFSIHLETAAPELWLSKNRRLLNTEKIIFKPGKRKPVYVVVTVEAEGVVAKPNVKERELVVFNIVCDELMLGIPRDAWWVGIAGLLCLVLALVIPSFLPPHLLLKNASSLSSSAPAAKIS, encoded by the exons ATGGCTTATCCGCTATGGTTCACTCTCCTCGTCCTCCACTGCTTCTTCTTCGGCAGTTCTCTCTGTCACCGTCTCGG TGCAGACATTAAGGCATTGACCGTCGGAGACGAGATAAAGGAGGAATCTCTGCCTCTAAACATGGGCCAGCGCATTTACGAGCTACAGGGACTCAAAGAATCCGCTTGGTATGAAGTCAAGATATCTTACCCGGCTTCT ATACCTGCTAGATTCTCTATTCATCTGGAGACGGCTGCGCCGGAGCTTTGGCTGAGCAAGAATCGGAGATTGCTCAATACCGAAAAGATAATTTTCAAGCCCGGCAAGCGTAAGCCG GTGTATGTTGTTGTGACTGTGGAGGCTGAGGGGGTTGTCGCGAAGCCAAATGTGAAGGAGAGGGAACTGGTGGTGTTCAACATTG TATGTGATGAGTTGATGCTTGGGATTCCGCGCGATGCTTGGTGGGTAGGAATTGCAGGTCTCCTCTGTTTGGTGCTGGCATTGGTTATTCCATCTTTCCTCCCACCACATCTGTTGCTGAAAAATGCAAGCTCACTATCAAGTAGTGCGCCTGCAGCAAAGATTTCATGA
- the LOC103712065 gene encoding carbon catabolite repressor protein 4 homolog 1-like isoform X1, with protein sequence MLSVLRVHLPSEIPVVGCEITPYVLLRRPDNSISNEDVPESAPINGYCMRYKWYRVQSDRKVAVCSVHPTEQATLQCLVCVKAKVPIAKSFHCTPKCFSDAWQHHRALHERASNISNENGTEEEEMFGRFSSIGSGVTNAGISGSTSNIGQGPSMSNASTPIYPTAFAERSGDSLFEVGRCRTYTPTSDDIGYSLKFECVAIDAETRIPVGNANAIMMSRVIPAPTPTPRRMIQVNDVLGHMDPDSRIASSGTFSVLSYNILSDAYATSESYSYCPSWALSWPYRRQNLLREIVGYHADILCLQEVQSDHFEEFFAPELDKHGYQALYKKKTSEVYSGNPNAIDGCATFFRRDKFSHVKKYEVEFNKAAQSLTDAVIQPGQKKVALSRLIKDNIALIVVLEAKFSNHGADNPGKRQLLCVANTHVNVHQDHKDVKLWQVHTLLKGLEKIAVSADIPMLVCGDFNSVPGSAPHALLAIGKVDQLHLDLAVDPLGILRPPSKLTHQLPLVSAYSSFARMMVVGHSLEQQRKRMDPTTNEPLFTNCTRDFIGTVDYIFYTADSLTVESLLELLDEESLRKDTALPSAEWSSDHLALLAEFRCKPRVRR encoded by the exons ATGCTGAGCGTGCTGCGAGTCCATCTGCCTTCGGAGATCCCCGTCGTTGGCTGCGAGATCACGCCCTATGTGCTCTTGAGGCGCCCGGACAACTCCATCTCCAACGAGGATGTCCCCGAGTCCGCCCCCATCAACGGCTACTGCATGAGGTATAAGTG GTATCGTGTACAAAGTGATAGAAAAGTTGCTGTATGCAGTGTACATCCAACTGAACAGGCAACACTACAATGCCTGGTTTGTGTCAAGGCAAAAGTACCTATTGCCAAGAGTTTCCATTGCACGCCTAAGTGTTTTTCAGATGCTTGGCAGCACCATCGGGCTTTACATGAGCGAGCAAGTAACATTTCAAATGAAAATGGAACAGAGGAGGAAGAAATGTTTGGACGCTTTAGTAGTATTGGGTCTGGAGTTACAAATGCAGGGATTTCTGGTTCAACATCCAATATTGGACAGGGCCCTAGCATGAGCAATGCTTCCACACCTATATATCCCACAGCTTTTGCAGAAAGGAGCGGTGATAGCTTGTTTGAAGTTGGACGGTGTAGAACATATACGCCCACATCTGATGATATTGGTTATTCTCTGAAGTTTGAATGTGTAGCAATAGATGCAGAGACAAGAATACCTGTAGGAAATGCAAATGCCATTATGATGTCACGTGTGATACCAGCTCCAACTCCAACTCCACGACGCATGATTCAAGTGAATGATGTCTTGGGCCATATGGATCCTGATAGCCGAATTGCATCTTCTGGAACCTTCTCAGTGCTCTCATACAACATTCTTTCTGATGCATATGCGACCAGTGAATCATATAGTTATTGCCCCTCTTGGGCTCTTTCATGGCCATACCGTAGGCAGAATTTGTTAAGGGAAATTGTTGGTTACCATGCTGACATCCTTTGCCTTCAAGAG GTTCAAAGTGACCATTTTGAGGAGTTTTTTGCACCTGAACTAGATAAGCATGGATATCAAGCACTTTACAAGAAAAAAACATCAGAG GTTTATAGTGGAAATCCAAATGCAATTGATGGCTGTGCAACTTTTTTTCGCAGGGACAAGTTTTCACATGTCAAAAAATATGAG GTTGAATTCAATAAAGCTGCACAGTCTTTGACAGATGCTGTTATTCAACCTGGTCAGAAGAAAGTGGCTTTGAGTCGATTGATTAAG GATAATATTGCTCTTATTGTGGTACTTGAAGCAAAATTCAGTAACCATGGTGCTGATAATCCTGGAAAAAGACAGCTGCTTTGTGTG GCAAATACACATGTAAACGTCCATCAGGATCACAAAGATGTTAAACTCTGGCAG GTGCATACTCTTTTAAAAGGATTGGAGAAAATTGCTGTCAGTGCAGACATTCCAATGTTGGTGTGTGGAGATTTTAATTCAGTTCCAGGAAG TGCTCCTCATGCGCTTCTTGCAATTGGCAAGGTAGATCAACTGCATCTGGACTTGGCTGTAGACCCCCTTGGGATTCTGCGCCCTCCTAGCAAGTTAACTCACCAGCTTCCACTG GTTAGTGCATACTCTTCTTTTGCAAGAATGATGGTGGTTGGTCACAGTTTAGAGCAACAAAGGAAGAGAATGGATCCCACAACAAATGAACCTTTGTTCACAAATTGTACTAGGGATTTTATTGGCACTGTTGATTACATATTTTACACAG CTGACTCTTTGACAGTGGAATCACTATTGGAACTCTTGGATGAGGAAAGCTTGCGCAAAGACACAGCTCTTCCTTCTGCTGAGTGGTCATCGGATCATCTAGCACTTTTAGCAGAATTCCGGTGCAAGCCTAGAGTCAGACGTTGA
- the LOC103712065 gene encoding carbon catabolite repressor protein 4 homolog 1-like isoform X2, whose protein sequence is MLSVLRVHLPSEIPVVGCEITPYVLLRRPDNSISNEDVPESAPINGYCMRYRVQSDRKVAVCSVHPTEQATLQCLVCVKAKVPIAKSFHCTPKCFSDAWQHHRALHERASNISNENGTEEEEMFGRFSSIGSGVTNAGISGSTSNIGQGPSMSNASTPIYPTAFAERSGDSLFEVGRCRTYTPTSDDIGYSLKFECVAIDAETRIPVGNANAIMMSRVIPAPTPTPRRMIQVNDVLGHMDPDSRIASSGTFSVLSYNILSDAYATSESYSYCPSWALSWPYRRQNLLREIVGYHADILCLQEVQSDHFEEFFAPELDKHGYQALYKKKTSEVYSGNPNAIDGCATFFRRDKFSHVKKYEVEFNKAAQSLTDAVIQPGQKKVALSRLIKDNIALIVVLEAKFSNHGADNPGKRQLLCVANTHVNVHQDHKDVKLWQVHTLLKGLEKIAVSADIPMLVCGDFNSVPGSAPHALLAIGKVDQLHLDLAVDPLGILRPPSKLTHQLPLVSAYSSFARMMVVGHSLEQQRKRMDPTTNEPLFTNCTRDFIGTVDYIFYTADSLTVESLLELLDEESLRKDTALPSAEWSSDHLALLAEFRCKPRVRR, encoded by the exons ATGCTGAGCGTGCTGCGAGTCCATCTGCCTTCGGAGATCCCCGTCGTTGGCTGCGAGATCACGCCCTATGTGCTCTTGAGGCGCCCGGACAACTCCATCTCCAACGAGGATGTCCCCGAGTCCGCCCCCATCAACGGCTACTGCATGAG GTATCGTGTACAAAGTGATAGAAAAGTTGCTGTATGCAGTGTACATCCAACTGAACAGGCAACACTACAATGCCTGGTTTGTGTCAAGGCAAAAGTACCTATTGCCAAGAGTTTCCATTGCACGCCTAAGTGTTTTTCAGATGCTTGGCAGCACCATCGGGCTTTACATGAGCGAGCAAGTAACATTTCAAATGAAAATGGAACAGAGGAGGAAGAAATGTTTGGACGCTTTAGTAGTATTGGGTCTGGAGTTACAAATGCAGGGATTTCTGGTTCAACATCCAATATTGGACAGGGCCCTAGCATGAGCAATGCTTCCACACCTATATATCCCACAGCTTTTGCAGAAAGGAGCGGTGATAGCTTGTTTGAAGTTGGACGGTGTAGAACATATACGCCCACATCTGATGATATTGGTTATTCTCTGAAGTTTGAATGTGTAGCAATAGATGCAGAGACAAGAATACCTGTAGGAAATGCAAATGCCATTATGATGTCACGTGTGATACCAGCTCCAACTCCAACTCCACGACGCATGATTCAAGTGAATGATGTCTTGGGCCATATGGATCCTGATAGCCGAATTGCATCTTCTGGAACCTTCTCAGTGCTCTCATACAACATTCTTTCTGATGCATATGCGACCAGTGAATCATATAGTTATTGCCCCTCTTGGGCTCTTTCATGGCCATACCGTAGGCAGAATTTGTTAAGGGAAATTGTTGGTTACCATGCTGACATCCTTTGCCTTCAAGAG GTTCAAAGTGACCATTTTGAGGAGTTTTTTGCACCTGAACTAGATAAGCATGGATATCAAGCACTTTACAAGAAAAAAACATCAGAG GTTTATAGTGGAAATCCAAATGCAATTGATGGCTGTGCAACTTTTTTTCGCAGGGACAAGTTTTCACATGTCAAAAAATATGAG GTTGAATTCAATAAAGCTGCACAGTCTTTGACAGATGCTGTTATTCAACCTGGTCAGAAGAAAGTGGCTTTGAGTCGATTGATTAAG GATAATATTGCTCTTATTGTGGTACTTGAAGCAAAATTCAGTAACCATGGTGCTGATAATCCTGGAAAAAGACAGCTGCTTTGTGTG GCAAATACACATGTAAACGTCCATCAGGATCACAAAGATGTTAAACTCTGGCAG GTGCATACTCTTTTAAAAGGATTGGAGAAAATTGCTGTCAGTGCAGACATTCCAATGTTGGTGTGTGGAGATTTTAATTCAGTTCCAGGAAG TGCTCCTCATGCGCTTCTTGCAATTGGCAAGGTAGATCAACTGCATCTGGACTTGGCTGTAGACCCCCTTGGGATTCTGCGCCCTCCTAGCAAGTTAACTCACCAGCTTCCACTG GTTAGTGCATACTCTTCTTTTGCAAGAATGATGGTGGTTGGTCACAGTTTAGAGCAACAAAGGAAGAGAATGGATCCCACAACAAATGAACCTTTGTTCACAAATTGTACTAGGGATTTTATTGGCACTGTTGATTACATATTTTACACAG CTGACTCTTTGACAGTGGAATCACTATTGGAACTCTTGGATGAGGAAAGCTTGCGCAAAGACACAGCTCTTCCTTCTGCTGAGTGGTCATCGGATCATCTAGCACTTTTAGCAGAATTCCGGTGCAAGCCTAGAGTCAGACGTTGA
- the LOC103712066 gene encoding exocyst complex component EXO84B-like — protein MASAKSSRSRASVPSGLVTTTGLYQAANGAAGQESGVQLADKLKIFKTDKFDPDAYVQSKCQTMNEKEIRHLCSYLQDLKKASAEEMRRSVYANYAAFIRTSKEISDLERELLSIRNLLSTQAALIHGLAEGVHIDSLSPGSECSAEDDVSNVEDREPTDIEIWSAEFPDMLDVLLAERRVDEALDALDESERIAAEAKQKQTLSAAQLLSLQTAISDHRQKLADQLAEAACQSSTHGVELRAAASALKRLGDGPRAHSLLLNAHNQRLQYNMQTIHPTSTSYGGAYTVALSQQVFSAIAQAVRDSLEVFGNESAYASELVRWCIKQAEAFAHLVKRHALASSAAAGGLRAAAECVQIAIGHCSLLEVHGLSLSSVLLKLFRPSVEQALDANLKRIEESTAALAAADDWVLMFPPSGTRISSRTSAATVGVQPKLSSSAHHFNSMVQDFFEDVGPLLAMQLGGSTMDGLLKVFSSYISLLINALPGSMEDEANLEGSGNKIVRIAETEAQQLALLANASLLAEELLPRTAMKLSSMYLAGGVDDSRRRTPDRNNRIPEQREWKRKLQRSVDRLRDSFCRQHALDLIFTEDGDTHLSAEMYISMDGNVEEPEWAPSPIFQELYAKLNRMASIAADMFIGRERFATLLMMRLTETVILWLSEDQSFWEDIEEGPRPLGPLGLQQFYLDMQFVMLFGQGRFLSRHVHQVVIDIIERAMAAFSVSGMNPDSVLPSDDWFVDIAQEVISRISGKARLVNGDRELNSPTASVSAQSLSSVRSHGST, from the exons ATGGCTTCGGCGAAGTCGTCTCGATCTAGGGCATCGGTGCCCTCGGGGCTGGTCACCACCACGGGGCTCTACCAGGCGGCTAATGGGGCCGCCGGCCAGGAGAGCGGGGTGCAGCTCGCGGATAAGCTGAAGATTTTCAAGACCGATAAGTTCGATCCTGATGCTTACGTGCAGTCCAAATGTCAGACGATGAACGAGAAG GAAATAAGGCACCTGTGCTCTTATTTGCAAGATTTAAAGAAGGCTTCTGCAGAAGAAATGCGCAGAAGTGTTTATGCTAACTATGCAGCATTCATTAG AACATCCAAGGAAATATCAGATCTAGAACGTGAGCTTCTGTCCATCAGAAATCTGCTGTCCACTCAGGCAGCTTTAATTCACGGGTTAGCTGAAGGAGTTCACATTGATTCCTTGTCTCCTGGCTCTGAATGTTCTGCAGAGGATGATGTATCAAATGTTGAAGACCGAGAGCCTACAGACATAGAGATATGGTCAGCAGAGTTTCCTGATATGCTTGATGTTTTGCTAGCTGAGAGGAGAGTGGATGAAGCTTTGGATGCCCTGGATGAATCTGAACGTATTGCTGCAGaagcaaaacaaaaacaaactCTAAGTGCTGCTCAGCTCTTGTCACTGCAGACTGCTATTTCAGATCATCGGCAAAAATTAGCTGATCAGCTTGCTGAAGCTGCCTGCCAATCATCTACTCATGGTGTTGAACTTCGTGCAGCTGCTTCGGCTCTCAAAAGGCTTGGTGATGGCCCCCGTGCTCATAGTTTATTGCTAAATGCTCATAATCAAAGGCTTCAATATAACATGCAAACTATTCATCCAACTAGCACTTCATATGGAGGAGCATATACTGTTGCTCTGTCACAGCAAGTTTTCTCTGCCATTGCTCAAGCTGTGAGAGACTCTTTAGAAGTCTTTGGCAATGAGTCAGCATATGCATCAGAACTTGTAAGATGGTGTATAAAGCAAGCAGAGGCTTTTGCACATCTTGTTAAAAGGCATGCATTGGCCTCATCTGCAGCCGCTGGAGGCTTAAGAGCCGCTGCAGAATGTGTTCAGATAGCTATTGGTCATTGTTCCTTGTTGGAGGTCCATGGGCTATCACTTTCTTCTGTTCTTCTAAAGCTCTTCAGGCCCAGTGTTGAGCAAGCACTGGATGCTAATTTAAAGCGAATCGAAGAAAGTACTGCTGCATTAGCAGCTGCAGATGACTGGGTACTTATGTTTCCGCCATCTGGTACACGTATATCCAGTAGAACATCTGCTGCAACTGTGGGTGTCCAGCCTAAACTCTCAAGCAGTGCACATCATTTCAATTCGATGGTTCAG GACTTCTTTGAGGACGTTGGCCCCCTCCTAGCTATGCAGTTGGGCGGTTCCACAATGGATGGCCTTTTAAAAGTCTTCAGTTCCTATATTAGTTTGCTCATAAATGCATTACCAGGTTCCATGGAAGATGAGGCAAATCTGGAGGGTTCTGGGAATAAAATTGTTAGAATTGCAGAGACTGAAGCTCAACAACTAGCTCTACTAGCGAATGCATCTTTATTAGCAGAAGAGTTGCTACCTCGAACAGCCATGAAGCTTTCCTCTATGTACCTGGCTGGTGGCGTCGATGATTCTCGTAGAAGAACTCCAGATAGAAATAACCGTATTCCAGAACAAAGAGAATGGAAAAGAAAGCTTCAGCGTTCTGTTGATAGATTGAGAGATAGTTTCTGTAGGCAGCATGCTCTTGATCTTATCTTCACAGAAGATGGTGACACACATCTAAGTGCAGAAATGTACATAAGCATGGATGGGAATGTTGAGGAGCCAGAGTGGGCTCCCTCTCCAATATTTCAG GAACTATATGCAAAACTGAATCGGATGGCAAGCATAGCTGCAGATATGTTTATCGGCAGGGAAAGATTTGCTACCTTGCTAATGATGAGGCTTACTGAGACGGTCATATTGTGGCTCTCAGAAGATCAGAGCTTCTGGGAGGATATTGAAGAGGGACCAAGACCTTTGGGCCCCCTTGGTCTTCAGCAG ttttaTTTGGATATGCAGTTTGTAATGCTTTTTGGACAAGGCCGGTTCTTATCCCGACACGTGCATCAAGTTGTTATCGACATAATTGAAAGAGCTATGGCTGCATTCTCTGTGTCTGGAATGAATCCAGACAG TGTGCTACCTAGCGATGATTGGTTCGTTGACATTGCTCAAGAAGTTATAAGTAGGATAAGTGGCAAAGCTAGATTGGTCAATGGAGATCGTGAACTCAACAGCCCGACTGCCTCTGTGTCAGCACAGTCTTTGTCATCAGTTAGATCTCATGGGAGTACTTAG